A genomic segment from Amycolatopsis camponoti encodes:
- a CDS encoding CDP-alcohol phosphatidyltransferase family protein: protein MIKNEVLLRSVAPMSVLAAGAFASGVLAVATGLAYGLALVLLTGWGLRRSGRGAFGPADWITFARAVLVGCAAELIAAGGHQLWWLVGIVAVALAMDGFDGQVARRTGTASEFGARFDMEVDAFLILLLCIQVSRTLGLWVLAIGLMRYAFVAASWALPWLTAPLYPSMARKTVAAVQGVVLVVAVSGVFASGVTFALVVAALGALVWSFGRDTVWLARHRVAPSEPGRIVEITRTTLRRPHGAVWRGHNQAA from the coding sequence CGATGTCGGTGCTCGCCGCCGGGGCCTTCGCGAGCGGTGTCCTCGCCGTGGCGACCGGGCTCGCGTACGGCTTGGCGCTGGTGTTGCTGACGGGCTGGGGCCTGCGGCGCAGCGGCCGTGGCGCGTTCGGCCCGGCGGACTGGATCACGTTCGCCCGCGCGGTCCTGGTGGGCTGCGCGGCCGAGCTGATCGCGGCCGGCGGCCACCAGCTGTGGTGGCTCGTCGGGATCGTCGCGGTCGCGCTGGCGATGGACGGCTTCGACGGCCAGGTCGCCCGCCGCACGGGCACGGCGTCGGAGTTCGGCGCGCGGTTCGACATGGAGGTCGACGCGTTCCTGATCCTCCTGCTGTGCATCCAGGTGTCCCGGACCTTGGGGCTGTGGGTGCTGGCGATCGGCCTGATGCGGTACGCGTTCGTGGCCGCGTCGTGGGCGTTGCCGTGGTTGACGGCGCCGCTGTACCCGAGCATGGCCCGGAAGACGGTGGCCGCGGTGCAGGGCGTGGTGCTGGTGGTCGCGGTTTCCGGAGTCTTCGCGTCCGGGGTGACGTTCGCACTGGTGGTGGCGGCTCTGGGGGCGCTGGTGTGGTCGTTCGGCCGCGACACCGTATGGCTGGCCCGTCACCGCGTGGCGCCGTCGGAGCCGGGCCGGATCGTGGAGATCACCCGCACGACGCTGCGCCGCCCGCACGGCGCGGTCTGGCGCGGGCACAACCAGGCGGCTTAG